A DNA window from Arachis duranensis cultivar V14167 chromosome 3, aradu.V14167.gnm2.J7QH, whole genome shotgun sequence contains the following coding sequences:
- the LOC107477812 gene encoding putative zinc finger protein CONSTANS-LIKE 11: protein MRFERIMEFETLCECCGVARAIVYCKSDSARLCMDCDVSVHSANCLSMRHLRSLLCDRCNSEAAIVHCIEEKLSFCQGCCELNQNGCSILGHRLQSLNCYKGCPNFTDLPGLFSFVLDDYSCSSGLDHNGGGSGSIDTSLPRSESCNSKCLEQLVNTINNDGNFGFVNEKLKETEYSGDQAIFLPNLPKLQECPNLNDLGIHDGDGLNMDNFQFNFENTDEIFDYSQIDTTYQVVNGGMDCELMGNNISATESNALFESTIEAGGSASEMYGINSNENCVLMPPSCNENSNLGFSKGGQLYSSMSLPLPNGESEIGATDYQDSGLSSMFPMGDLSMEPISKGTCQQAREKAKLRLNEKKKNLRFGKQIRYESRKARADSRKRVKGRFVKAGEAYDYDPKKTRSL from the exons ATGAGATTTGAGAGGATCATGGAATTTGAAACACTATGTGAGTGCTGTGGGGTTGCAAGAGCCATTGTTTATTGCAAATCAGATTCTGCACGTTTGTGCATGGATTGTGATGTGTCCGTACACAGTGCAAATTGTTTATCTATGAGGCACCTTCGTTCTCTCTTATGTGACAGGTGCAATTCCGAAGCAGCAATTGTTCATTGCATTGAGGAAAAGTTGTCATTTTGCCAAGGTTGTTGTGAATTGAACCAAAATGGGTGTTCAATTTTGGGACACAGGCTTCAATCCTTGAATTGTTACAAAGGTTGTCCCAATTTCACTGATTTGCCTGGCTTGTTCTCCTTTGTTCTCGATGATTATTCCTGTTCAAGTGGTTTGGACCATAATGGTGGCGGCAGCGGATCAATTGACACATCATTGCCTAGAAGTGAAAGCTGCAATAGCAAGTGTTTGGAGCAGCTTGTTAACACTATTAACAATGATGGCAATTTCGGTTTTGTTAATGAAAAGTTGAAGGAAACAGAATACTCTGGTGACCAAGCAATCTTCCTTCCAAACCTTCCAAAG CTGCAGGAATGTCCAAATTTGAACGATCTAGGAATCCATGATGGTGATGGTCTCAACATGGATAATTTTCAATTTAACTTTGAAAACACTGATGAAATATTTGACTATTCTCAAATTGATACAACATACCAAGTTGTTAATGGAGGAATGGACTGTGAATTAATGGGAAATAACATATCAGCAACAGAATCTAATGCTCTTTTCGAGAGTACAATAGAG gCTGGTGGATCAGCTAGCGAGATGTATGGAATCAACAGCAATGAGAATTGTGTGCTTATGCCTCCTAGCTGCAATGAAAACAGCAATCTGGGATTCTCAAAGGGTGGTCAACTCTATTCAAGCATGTCACTTCCACTTCCTAACGGCGAGAGTGAAATTGGTGCTACAGATTATCAAGATTCTGGTTTGTCATCGATGTTCCCGATGGGTGATTTGTCTATGGAACCAATCTCAAAGGGTACATGCCAGCAAGCTCGGGAGAAAGCAAAATTGAGattaaatgagaaaaagaaaaatctaag GTTTGGTAAGCAAATAAGATATGAATCTCGCAAAGCAAGGGCTGATTCGAGAAAACGTGTGAAAGGTAGATTTGTGAAAGCAGGCGAAGCATATGATTACGATCCTAAGAAGACAAGGAGCCTCTAA
- the LOC107477807 gene encoding uncharacterized protein LOC107477807, which produces MMSGYVRRTLSCRNFFMLRSSALQGFDATHIIRSPINTQIFDNNRDLSVPAANFIIESRRSFAKGRRLKDEAGVSTIEVPPNVGPNIKASAMSQMEAAMAALSTELSKLRTGRASPGMLDHIIVETGGIKMPLNRIAVVSVMDPKTLSVNPYDPETLKQLENAIVSSPLGLNPKADGERLIAVIPPLTKEHMQAMTKLVAKSCEDARQSIRRARQKAMDAIKKLYSSLPKDDIKRLEKEVDDLTKKFIKNAEDTCKAKEKEISQG; this is translated from the exons ATGATGTCTGGATACGTTAGACGTACGTTGTCCTGTAGGAACTTTTTTATGCTTCGGAGCTCTGCTCTTCAGGGTTTTGATGCCACTCACATTATCAGATCACCAATTAACACTCAGATCTTTGATAACAATAGAGATTTATCAGTTCCAGCAGCTAATTTTATCATAGAAAGTCGCAGATCCTTTGCTAAAGGAAGGAGGTTAA AGGATGAAGCCGGTGTCAGTACCATTGAAGTTCCACCAAATGTTGGGCCTAATATCAAGGCAAGTGCTATGTCACAGATGGAGGCTGCAATGGCTGCGCTATCAACTGAACTAAGCAAACTACGAACTGGAAGGGCCTCTCCAG GAATGCTGGACCACATTATTGTAGAAACTGGTGGTATTAAGATGCCTTTGAATCGGATTGCTGTTGTTTCAGTCATGGATCCAAAAACATTATCTGTTAATCCCTATGATCCAGAG ACACTTAAACAATTAGAGAATGCCATTGTTTCATCACCATTGGGGTTAAATCCTAAAGCAGATGGTGAGAGATTAATTGCCGTTATCCCACC ATTGACCAAAGAGCACATGCAG GCCATGACTAAGTTGGTTGCTAAATCTTGTGAAGATGCTCGACAAAGTATTAGAAGAGCACGACAAAAG GCAATGGATGCAATTAAGAAATTGTATTCAAGCCTCCCAAAGGATGACATAAAAAGATTGGAGAAAGAG GTTGATGATTTGACCAAAAAATTTATCAAGAATGCAGAAGATACATGCAAAGCAAAGGAGAAAGAAATTAGTCAAGGTTGA